ACGGATACGAGATACGCTGCTGGAACTTGGCCCGGCATTCATAAAGGTCGGACAGGTTCTCTCGACGCGCCCCGACATCGTCCCGCCGACGTACGCGACAGTGTTCGGTACGCTCCAGGACGAGGTGCCGGAGGGGGTCGGTGGCGACCCGCTGACGGTCCTGGAGGAGGAACTCGGCGACGAAATCGACACGATGTCGGCCGACTCCGTCGCCGGCGGGTCGCTGGCGTTCGTCTATGCTGCCTCCTACGACGGGGGCCGCATCGCTTTGAAAGTTCGACGCCCGGGGGTGAAAGCCGTCGTCGAGCGCGACCTCCGCGTTATGGCCGGGTTCGTTCCGCTGATAGCGGCGCTGGCGCCCGAGCGACAACAGTACTCGATCCGCAACGTCGCCGACGACTTCGAGGAGATCATCCTGGACGAACTGGATTTCGAGCGGGAGCGAACGATGATGGCCGAGATCCGGAACAACTTCGCCGACGACGACCGCGTCGTGATCCCGGCTACCCTCGAGGAACTCTCCTCCGACCGAGTGCTCGCGATGGAGTACCGTGCGGGACGAAAAATAACCGACGACGACGCCTTCGATGGAGTCGACGTCGACGCCCCGGAGATGGCCCAGCGGATCGTCGACGTCTATCTCGAGATGGGAGTCGTCGACGGCATCTTCCACGCGGATCCCCATCCGGGAAACCTCGCAGTAACCGACGACGGACGCCTGCTAATCTACGATTTCGGAATGAGCGAGCACTTGCCGCCAACCGTCCAGGAGCACATCGTCGGACTCTACCGGGCGCTGGTCCGGCGCGACGTCGACGGCCTCGTCGACGCGCTCGTCGCCCTGGACGTGCTCGATCCGGGCGTCGACCGCACGGAGGTCGGTCGAATACTTCAGCTCGTCATCGAGAACCTCCAGGGACGCCCCGAGATAACCTGGCGGGCGATACTCACTGAAATGACGTCGATGCTCCGGGATTTCCCGTTTCGCATCCCGCCCGACGTAATGCTACTCATCCGGGTCGGCACCGTAGGCGAGGGGGTCTGTCGCGAGCTCGATCCGGAGTTCGATTTCCTGGAGGCCGTCCGGTCGTTCCTCGTCGAACAGGGGCTCATCGAAACAGAATTTCAGGCGCTGCTCGATGAGACCACGAGGGACCTGCAGACGGCTCTCCCGGCGCTGTTGCGAACACCGGCGCGACTCGAACGAACAGTCGAACAACTCGAGCGCGGGGATATCCTCGTGCGCACCGAGGCCGTCGACGACCGCCGTACCGATCCGTACCTGGGGTATGCGGTACTCGCCGGGGCCTTGCTCGTCGCGGGCTCGGTGTTGAGCCTCCAGGAGGGACGGTATGCACTGCTCGCGTTCGCGCTCGCGACGGGGTTCGTCCTCGCGTATCTTCTGGGACGCCATTTTTCGGCGTGATCGCCTCGACTCGATAGCAAGGGGGCAGCCGCGGAACGCGTCGCGATCGAGATCAACGCCCAACCAGAACGTCAACGCCCAGCCCGAACGCCCCGCGTTGGTGGTCTCGACGAACGCCAACACCGCCGACGAACTCGCGTACATGCATCTCGGCGTCGCACAGGCTCGTCGCGGCTGGTGTGAGGCGAGCGATGTCCTGAGGTCCGTCGGGCTACTCGAGGTACGCTATCGCCTCCTCGTCGGACACCTGATCGAACCGTCGGTAGAACCCGCCGACTCCAGTGAAATACCCCGGTCTCTCCAGACAGACCACCTCGTCGGTAATCTTCGCTAGTTCCTCGATCGTCTCGGGAGGACCGACCGGAACGGCGAGAACGATCCGTTCGGCCCCCGCGTTGTGCAGTTGTTCGATACACGCACGGGCGGTCGAGCCCGTTGCTACCCCGTCGTCTACCAGGACGACCCGCTTTCCGGCAACCTCGGGTTCGGGCCCGCCCTCGCGGTATCGCTCGGCTTTTCGCCGCGCGTTCTCCGCTTCCTCGTCCCGCTTTCGCCGGAAGTACTCCTCGTCGACCGGGCGCCTCCGGAACGCCTCCTCGTTGCGCCAGACGCTTCCGTCGCTCGCGACCGCCCCGATGGCGTACTCGGGGTTCCCGGGTGCGCCGATCTTCTTGGCGACGACGACGTCGAGCGGCACTCCCAGTTCGTCGGCGACTGGCCGCCCCAGCGGCAAGCCTCCCCGCGGGATTGCGAGCACCAGGTCGGCCTCGACGTCCCGCTCGCGAAGTTCCGCCGCGAGACGCTCGCCCGCATCCGTTCGATCGTGGAATGGAGTCTGCCCGGACATATCCATTAGTTTGTTCCGTGACACCGTGTATTGATCGAAGGTTCCCGACGAGCGGGAAAACGTTCTGTTTTCTGCGAGCTTGCGGCCGCGAGGTCCCTCAGGCCAGCGGGAGCCGGGCGTCCCGAGCACCGCCGGAAACCCGTCGGCCTGACCCGCCGTTCCCGACGTCGATTAATGATTATTGTAGCGATTTACCGGTCGATCGGCCATCCGGCCCGCCGATCGTCCGGTTACGGCCTAGAATAATCATTAGATGACGTTCACTCCTCGTTGCCGACGTCGATGACGCCGTGTTGCTCGAAGTAGAGTCGAAGTTTCCGAATCGACGTGACGACCTCGTCGGCGTACTCTTCCACGAGCGGTTCCGGCTGGAACCCGATCGCTGTTCCGGCGGCCCGTAGCATCGGCAGGTCCATCGCGCCGTTGCCGACCGCGATGACCTCCCCCGCGTCGACGCCCTCGGCGGCGGCCAGCTCCTGGAGGGCCCGATCCTTGCCCGCGTCGACGAGCAGTCCCTCGATTTCGCCAGTGAGCGCGCCGTTTTCCATCGGCAACTCGTTCGCGACGAGGTGATCGACCGCGACACCGGCCCGTTCGAGCGCGGCCTCGACGCCGTCCTCGGGTGCACCGGTGACGATAGCGACAGTCACCCCCGACCGTCTGAGGGCGGTTATCAGTTCGGCGGCACCCTCCCGTAGTTTGCACCGCTCGAAGGCCGCCTCCACCTCGCGTTCGGGCATCCCCTCGAGGAGGGCGGCCCGCTGTCGAAGGGACCGTTCGAACTCCACCTCGCCGCGGAGTCCCTGCTCCGTCAAGCCCCGGATCTCGGAACCGACGCCGTATTCGCGTCCGAGCAGTACGGTGGCGTCCGTTTCAGAGAGCGTCCCGTCGAAGTCGAAAACCACGAAGCTCATATTCCATTCTACGACCCCGGATGACATAACTTGAGGGTGATGACACGGCGGTGTGCGCGTGACCGGCTCGAAACCCGCCGACACCGATCCCGTTCTCAGCCTGCAAGAACCCACACCTAAATTAATGATAGTCCCGGTGAATCTATCAATTGTATGAACTTCGATGAATTCACCGGGACCGTACAGCACAGACTCGAACTTCCGGACAGCGGACGGGCGGTGCGCGCGATCCGGGCGACCCTGATGACGCTGGGTTCCCGGATCCCCGAAGAGAACGCCGAGGATCTGGCGGCCTCGCTGCCGATGGAGATCAAGTGGTACCTGACCGGCGCGGTCGAAGAGCACGGCCAGCGGTTCGACTGGCGCGAGTTCATCGACCGGGTAAGCGAAATAGAAAACGCCGATCCGCCAGACGCCGCCCACCACGCCAGGATCGTTATCGACCTCGTCCACTCGGAGGTGCCGGAATCCGACTTCCGACAGCTCCGGGATATGCTGCCGGAAAGCGAAGACGACGAGAACTGGCGCAAACTGTTCGAGATCGTCGATGCCGGCGGCTGGAGCGAGGCCCACGAGGCCCAGACCGGGGGGGGCCCGCAGCCCGAGTCAGGTTCCGAGTGATTCGGCGTCCGCCCGGTTCGGCTACTGGATGAGAGTTTATCGACCGATTTGTCGGACGCCGAACGCGAGGACAGATCCGAGTATCGCAATCACTGCGAGCACCACGAACAGCACATTGACGTCGGCGTACGTCAGGACGGTTCCGGCCAGCCCGGCGCCGAGAGCGCCGATCCCGAAGATGGCGAGGTACGTGTAGCCGAACGAGAGTCCCCGCGTCTCTGGTGAGGAGTAACTCGCGACCGTGGCCTGCTGGAGCGGCTGGATCGTAAACAGCGCGACGCCGAGACACAGGGCGATCGCCAGGAACGGGACCACACCGACGGCGACTGCGGGAACTGCTCTCGCGTTTCGACAGCACCTCACTCTCGGCAAAGATGGTGTCGCCGTGATACACCGGCGCATGGTGGCGAACGTCGTCGTATCCCAGGTTCGCGGTCGCATTGATGGAGACGTCGATAACGCTCATCCCGACCGCCAGGGCGATGACGAACGTCCCGTCGACGAGGCGCTCGCCGAACTCGGTTTCGGCGGCGTACGCCTCGTTGAAGTGCATCGGGTTCAAGTTCATCGTCAGGTTCGTCAGCCAGACGTTGTCGGTCTCGGTGACCGTGCGACCGAACGGGTGTTTGTAGACCTCGCCAGCGGTGAAGTCCTCGAAGTAGCGCCCGTGCCAGCCCTCGACGAGCCGTTTCGGCGTCGATTCGGTGTCTGTCGTGTCGTCGGGTTCGTCAGTCACGATCCGACACACGCCGCAACTCGACGTAAGTGTATGGCCGGACGACTACTCTGTTTCGCTCGAACGGTCACTCGACCACCCCACTCGACGGTTCCCAATCAGTCGATTACGGTCCCCTCGTGGAGCTCCGCGTCGCGTTCGAAACGGTCGGCAGAAAGCGGGGAGACGTCGACCGTTTCCGGCGTGTCATCGAGGATCAGTTCTGCGACCACCTGTCCGGTCGCCGGGGCGTGCATGAACCCGTGTCCCGAGAACCCCACGGCGTTTACGAATCCGGGGATCGGTTCCTCGACGATCGGGTGGTGATCCGGCGTCACCGTGTACAGCCCCGCCCAGCCTCGGACGACCGCCGTCTCCGGACCGAAGTAGGTGGCGACGTCGGCGGCGCGCTCCAGCGTGTCGACGGTCCAGTCGGGGTCGTTCGAGGTCCGATACCGATCGGGGTCGTGCTCCGGGTCCCCGTCGGCGTTCCGACCGCCGACGATCGCTGCGCCGTCGGACTCCGGGCGGAAGTGAACGCTTTCGTCCACGTCGACCGTCATCGGGGCGTCCGGTGGGAGTGGCGGCTCCGGCTCCGCAAGGAGCAACTGTCGACGGCGGGGTGACACCGGGAGATCGAGGCCGACCATCTCGGCGATCTCGCCCGCCCACGGCCCCGCGGCGTTGACCACGAAGTCGACCTCGGAGACGCCGTCCTCGGTCTCGATCCGTTCGACCCGGCCGTCGCGGACCTGGAGGTCCGTCACTTCGACGCCGGTGTGGATCTCGGCGCCCGCTTCCCCGGCGCCGCGCAGGAACCCCTGGAGGGCGAGGTGAGGATCCGCGAACCCGTCCGTGGGGCTGTAGGCGGCACCGACGTACCGATCGGCGTAGAGGCCGGGACAGTGCTCGATCGCCTCCGACGGGGAGAGATAGTCGCTGGGGACGCCGAGATCGTTCTGTCTGGCGACGTTCTCCCGGAGGTGCTCGGCGGTCCCTTCGGTTCTCGCGAGAAACAGATACCCCGTTCGGCGGTAGCCGATCTCCACGCCGAACGTTTTCTCGAACGACCCCCAGACGGGCATGCTCTCCCGGGAGAACCGCACGTGTATCGGCGAGGTGAACTGGGCGCGAATCCCCCCGTTCGCCCGACCGGTGCTCCCGCCCCCGATGGAGTCCTTCTCGTAGACGGCGACGGAGACGTCCCGATCGGCCAGGTAGTACGCGCTCGCCAGACCGACGATCCCGCCGCCGACGATCGCAACGCGCATGTCACTGGCAACGTGGTCACATCAGTTAACAGTTGACAGCACAATGGACGAACTGCCGGACGCGTCAGAGCGGGAGAAGACGACTCATACTGATTATTGTAGCGATTTACCGGTCGATCGGCCACCCGGCCCGCCGATCGTCCGGTTACGGCCTAGAATAATCATTATCAGGCCGGCGTCGCGAGCGGGTCGCGCCCACGTTCGAGCCGTTCTTCGGCGTACTCCCGGGCGGCCTGCAGGGGGGTCACGCCACGATCGTCGGCGCGCTCGTACAGCTCGATTAGCCGGTCGCCGATCGCGTCTGCCTTCTCGAAGGCGTCCTCGATCGTGCCATCCACGTGCTCGGTGTGGACGGTGATGAGTCCGCCGGCGTTGATGACGTAATCCGGGGCGTACCGGATCCCGCGGTCCTGGAGCATCTCCGCGTGGTCGCGACGCTTCAGTACGTTGTTCGCTCCGCCGGCCACGATCTCGCAGTTCAGTTGCGGGATCGTGTCGTCGTTCAACACGCCGCCGATCGCACACGGCGCGAACACGTCACACGGCTCCGCGTAGACGTCCTCGGGTGCGACGGTGGCGACGCCGTATTCGTCCGCGAACGACTCCAGCTGGTCGGTGTCGACGTCCGACACCGTCACGTCGGCCCCCCGCTCGAGTAGCCGTTCGGCCAGCCCCGTCCCGACCTTGCCGATGCCCTGGATCGTCACCGAGAGCTCCGACACTGGTCGATCGAGTTCGTATCTCGCGGTCTCCTCGACCCCGCGAAAGACGCCGTAGGCGGTCACCGGCGACGGATCGCCCAGCCCGTCGCTTACACCCACCACGTGGTCGGTATGGTCGGCGATGACGTCCAGGTCTTCGACGCCGGTGTTGATGTCGACCGAGGTGATGTAGCGACCACCGAGCGCGTCGACCGCCTGTCCGTAGGCGGCCATCATCTCCGCAGTCTTCTGTTCCGGGTCGCCAACGATGACGGCCTTGCCTCCCCCGAGGTCCAGGTCGGCGGCCGCCGCCTTGTACGTCATCGCCTTCGAGAGACGCAACACGTCCTGGAGCGCGTCAGCCTCGGTGTCGTACGGAAGCATCCGCGTTCCGCCCAGCGCCGGCCCGAGCGTGGTGTCGTGTACGGCGACGATCGCCTGGAGACCCGTCTCCGGGTCCGAAACGTACGTTACCGCCTCGTGGCCGTAGTCGGTCATCCGGTCGAGAACCATGCCCTTATATTATGAATATTCCTTAAAGAATACTGCGGTTTGGCTGGAGGGACGGTGTTGTCCATCCCGACGTGAACGAGGAACCGGGCGAGGCGGCGAAAGCGAGAAAACAACGGCGCTACAGGCGAGCCCCTACAGAAAGCCGCCGACGTGGACGGCCGCGAGCGCCTCCAGAAATGCGGGAAACCAGAGGCTGAGGAACCAGAGCAGAACGACGACGGTGAACGCCTTCATCAGGAACGTCCGTGGGTCGGATGGAATCATCGTGAACTCGTGTTTCGACTTCTCGAGTGGACCCTACACGGGTATCTCGTAAAGAACTCCCGATTGTTTCCGACCCTCTGAGCAACCAGTCACTGTACTTCGGTGTCGCGGCTCACTCGCTGATGAACTTGTTCCTGTCAGCAAGGTCAAGAAGTATTATGAGTATGTCACGACAATTAGCAGATAGGTTAAGCACCGATGAGCAACACCCATGAACGCAACCAGCAGGTCAACGTTGTCGTCACAGAAGACCAGAAGGCACGGTGGAAACAGCATCTTGATGAAAATGGTGCGGAGTTCCAAAGCCTGTCTCACCTCATCCGACAGGCAGTCGAAAAAGAGGTCAGTAGTAACGAACCTGACACACAAACCCAGTCAGGACCAACCCGAGACAACAGCGAGGTTCTCGAAGCGATTGGGCGTCTCGACGACAAACTGCAGGGCTTCGAGACGAGGCTGGCGAGTATCGAGAACGGCGTTCGTCACGACCCCAACGTAAGAGAAGTCGCAAACCAGCTCTTCGAGCACCTCCCCACGAAGGCAGTGTTCAGATAAGCTGATTCCATGCGAAGGCGAAGGCTCGAAGCCAATCGTCGGCGGTGTCTGCTTCGGCGTTGCTGAAACAGTTTGAGAAACAGATAGTTCGTCGTTTTACCTCTCGAAAGAGACGTTCGACGCTGTTCCGATTTCCATGTTTACCGGAGCTGAAATCGAGGCCGTGCCGGCGGCAGGCGTCTTTCAGTGAGTGGGAGCCATCGACGAGAAGCACGGCGCGTTCGACGTCGTGTTTCTCGCGGAGTTCAGAAAAAATGCGTGAGCAATCGCTTGTTTGTGGTCGCATCAAGCCTTGTGTGGAGCAATTCATTTGTTTCGGGATCGACAGCAGCGTACAGCCAGTACTGCTCATCATTGAGCTGGATCACGGTCTCGTCAACCGCAACGTGACCCGGACTCTGTCCAGATTCGGGCTGTAGATCTGCCTTGTGAACCCAGTTGTGAACAGTAGACCGTGCACGTTCGACACCAAATATTTCAAGAATAGATACAGTATTTGAAAGAGACTGTCCAGCAAGATGCAGCTGAATACTGAGCTTCATCAGAAAACGTGGTGTCGCTTCGCGTTCGACAAACTCTAAGTCGATCTGGTCGATATTACCGCTGAGGCAGTCGTTTTCGGGCATAAGTCACTTTGAAAACGCACCGCCACTTTTCACTCCTTATCTGAACACCACCAGCGTGGGGGGTGTGATGAGTCGCTTACCCCGAACTGCTCATTCCACCATCCAAGACGAGTGATTCCCCGTTGACGTAATCGCTCAGGTCGCTTGCCAGATATAGCGCCGCGTCGGCGACATCGCCCGGCGTTCCTGCACGACCACTCGGAACATTCTCGAGAAACTCATCTTCCGCGTCAGTCCCAAGAATCGGCACATCTTCAGTCGTCATCTTGGTTTCGATGAGTCCCGGATGAATCGCGTTGACTCTGATTCCTTCCGGGCCGAGCGCGTCAGCGGAGGCGTAGGTCATCAGTCGGACTGCGCCCTTACTGGCACAGTAGGAGACGTATGCGCCGGTTCCTTCCAGTCCGGCAACGCTGGAGAGGTTGATAATCGATCCGCCACCGTTGTCGACCATCCGTTTGGCTGCTCGTTGTGTCCCGAAGTAGACTCCTTTCACGTTGATATCCATCAGCCAGTCGAACTCCTCCTCCGAGAGACTCAACATATCTTCGGACCGGAACACGCCGGCGTTGTTAACCATCGTATCGACGCCGCCAAACTCTTCGGCGGCATCCATTGCACTGTCAAGGTCATCGATACTGGTCACGTCACACTCTACGAAGGTTGCACTCGCCTCTGTCTCTTCTTCGACACTTTCGTGTGTCGGCGTTCCGCCTTCACGTGGTTCCACCTGAATATCCGCAACAACAATATCGGCACCGTGTTCCGCGAATCGGTGAGCCATCGCCCGTCCGTTCCCGCTCGCTGCCCCAGTGATTACTGCCGTTTGTCCGCTGAGCATTGCTGTCATTGGCTGAACACCGTTTTGTTATTGGACAAGTACTGGAATAAAGATATGTGTCGGTTTAAAGGTATTTTTCAGTTAAGCTAATTCCATGCGAAGGCGAGCAATCTAAGCCATTCTTCAGCAGTTTCTGCTCTGGTTTTGCTGAAACGGTTTGAGAAACTGGTAGCTCTGCATTTTATGTCACGCAAATTCTGGCTTGTAACAACCCCCACGTGGAGCGTTTGTAGCGACAAAATGGGGCTTTTCGTCTCTGTCCAACGGCTGTCCCTGATTGAGACGTATCTACGTGATTTGCTACGTCAAGAGGCAGAAACGGCCTCTGGATACGGACAAAACCGGAGAGGAGATCGCGGCTAACTCGGTGCCCATTTTACTCAAGCACAGAAGTCACTACTGACCTAGACAAATGTAGAACTCTTCTATATTGTCACTCCGAAATGAACTTGTTGTCCCGCCAGTTCACGCCGCCCTCCCCGTCGCCGCTGCGGGGGCTTTCGACCACTTCCACGCTCGCGGGACGTTCCTCCCCCTCGACGATCCGGGTCGCCTGGAGTTCACCGTCGGACTCGGTGATCGCGGTGAGCGTCCCCTTCTCGGACAACAGCGCGATCTCACGGAGCACCAGGAACATCGGATACTGGAGGGCGGTGTTTTGCAGCACCGTCTCCCGGTCGCCTTTAAAACAGGCGAACTCGACGAGCTCGGAGGGGATCTCCTCTTCCTCCTCGCGGGCCCACTGCGGGCCGCCCGCCCGGGGGGGCTCCTCCTCGTAGACGCGCGTTTCGGTGACGCTCGCCTTCAGCTGTGCCGTCGGCGTGTACTTGCTGATGCTGTCGTCCGCCGAGACGGCCTTCAAAATCAGCGTGTTGTTCCGCCGGGTGATCTCGACGTCTTCCACCTCCGGCGGCAGTTCTGGGTCGTCGTCGAAGAACGATTCGACGTCTTCGAGGGGCAGTTCCAGCGTCGAGTGAAGTCTGAATACGCGGCCTGACATGGATTGAAGCGGTCGTTGATCGATCGGATTCCGGCGTGTCGGGGGCAGCGGTACACCCCGCACGGCGACGGTGTCTACTCCCTAGTACGCACCGAGGGGTTATATGAGCTATCCTTCAGGACGCCCCACAGCTTCGAGGGAAGCGTCACGCGTCCGAAAGCGTCACGCGTCCGAAAGCGTCACGCGTCCGAAAGCGTCACGCGTCCGAAAGCGTCACGCGTCCGAAAGCGTCGACTCGAGTTCGCCCCGTTCGTCGAGCTCTGCGAGCACGTCGCTCCCGCCGACGAACTCGCCGTCGACGAACGTCTGCGGGATCGTCTCCCATCCACTGTGAGATTCGAGAGCCTCCCGGTACTCGGGAAGCGCCGGCAACACATCGACCACCTCGAACTCCTCTGTGTACTGACCGACGAGCTGGAGCGCCCGCTTCGAGTAGCCGCACTGTGGCATCAGTCGGTTCCCCTTGATGAACAGTACGACGTCGTTCTCCTCGATCGCTCTGTCGACTCGCTCGTCGACTTCCGCTTGAGACAGGTTTCCGCCTGGCTGGAACGTCATCGACTTCCGTTAGAAGTTGACAGGGAAATGCGTTCCGCCGCCGAGAGTCGAGATCTGTTATTCGCTGTCGCTCTCGCGGGCGACCTGGACGACGTTCACAAGCGAGTAGACGGGCACGTCATCGATCTCCTCGACGCCCTGTTTGTCGACGAGGACACAGCAGGCGACCGGGGTGCCTCCCTGCGCGCGGACCGCCTCGACCGTCTCTGTGAGCGTCGTCCCGGAGGTGATGGTGTCGTCGACGACGTAACACTCCCGGTCGCGGATCGTCGCGAAGTTCTGGGAGAACCCGCCGCCCTTCTCGGCGATGTCGCCCTCGTCCCACTGGTGTTTCGCCGGCGCGTACGTCCCCAGGTCGGTGTCGAGTTCGCGCGCGACGGTGGTCGCAATCGGCGCACCGGCCTTCTCGATGCCGATCGTGAGATCGACCTCCTCGCCCTGTTTCGAGAGCAGGTCCGCCATCGCCCGGCCGACGTGGGTGAGTCGGGCGGAGTCGCGGCCGATCGCGCTCCAGTCGACGTGGATGTCGGCGGGACGGGCGGTGGCGGGCTCCGGCGTGGATTCAACCCGGTTCGCGCCGCTGCGTTCCACCAGCCAGCTTGCGGTCTCCCGGGAGACGTTCAGTTCGTCTGCGATCTCCCCTTTCGAGAGTCCGCGTTCCGCGAGTTCGGCTGCGCTTTCGATCAGGTCGTCAACGTTCTTCATGAGATGCAAATTCGACGGCTGTTTTTATAGTCGTGTCGTCATCCGCGAACGCCGTCTCGTACTCGTCGAGCCCGTAGACGCCGGTGACAAGCCGGTCGAGGAACGCCTCATCGAGGCCGGCAAGCGTGTCGATCGCCGCCTCGAAGTGGCCGGCGTGGGAGTTCACGCTACCCACGAGCGCCTTGTTGTGGAGGACGAACTCCCGATGGAGCTTCCCCCCGTCGATCTCGAACGACCAGTCCCCGGGGACGCCCAGTAGCGCGCCGACGCCGTTGGGCGCCAGCGCCTCGATCGTCTCGAACGCGTGCGGGGCGTAGCCGGTCGCCTCGTAGATCAGATCCATCGCCTCGTACGCCGCCGGGATCTCCGACACCGGCGTCTCCGTGGAGTTGACGTACGTCGAACCGAGCCACTCGATGATGTCGATCGTCGGATCCGGACGCTCGCGCCGGCCCAGACAGTACGTCCGGTCGTACTCCCGTTCGAACGCCGCCAGGGTGATCAGTCCGAGACTGCCGTTGCCGAGCACGAGCGCCGATTCGGGCTGCCAGTCGAACGCCGACCGCGTGGCCTCGGCGTGTTCGACCGCCTTTTCGGTGATCGAGAGCGGTTCGACCAGAAACCCCCACTCCGCGAGTTCCGGCGGCAGCCGTACCAGATACTCCGCAGGGGAGGTGAAGTACTCCGCCATGAACCCGTGGGCACCGACGATCCCCCGCTCGAGGTACTGTCCCTCGGGCGCCATGTCGGGCTCTCCCCGTTCGAAGTAGTCGTTCGTCCCGTTCGGTGGGCGTCTCACCGTCGGTACGACCAGTTCGCCCTCCTCGAGGGCGGTGCCGTTCGCGTCCTCGACCACGCCGACGGCTTCGTGGCCGAGCACGAGGTGGTCCTCCCCTTCGGGGAAGTCCCCGTGAACCCCCTCGATGACCTCGTGGTCGGTGCCGTCGACGCCGACGCGGAGCGTCCGGACCAGCGCCTCCCCCGTGGACGGTTCCGGACGGGGCTTTTCGATGCGCTCAACGGTGGCGTTCCCGCCCTCGCGCCGAACCGCTATGGCTTCCATGTGTCCATGCAAGTGGAGGAGGCACAAAAGATTTATTCTATATCGAGTAAAGACTGCATCCCGGCAGGGGGCGAACGGACCAGAAGC
The Halalkaliarchaeum desulfuricum DNA segment above includes these coding regions:
- a CDS encoding glucose 1-dehydrogenase, translating into MEAIAVRREGGNATVERIEKPRPEPSTGEALVRTLRVGVDGTDHEVIEGVHGDFPEGEDHLVLGHEAVGVVEDANGTALEEGELVVPTVRRPPNGTNDYFERGEPDMAPEGQYLERGIVGAHGFMAEYFTSPAEYLVRLPPELAEWGFLVEPLSITEKAVEHAEATRSAFDWQPESALVLGNGSLGLITLAAFEREYDRTYCLGRRERPDPTIDIIEWLGSTYVNSTETPVSEIPAAYEAMDLIYEATGYAPHAFETIEALAPNGVGALLGVPGDWSFEIDGGKLHREFVLHNKALVGSVNSHAGHFEAAIDTLAGLDEAFLDRLVTGVYGLDEYETAFADDDTTIKTAVEFASHEER